Proteins found in one Pyrus communis chromosome 15, drPyrComm1.1, whole genome shotgun sequence genomic segment:
- the LOC137717718 gene encoding transcriptional corepressor LEUNIG-like isoform X1, translated as MSQTNWEADKMLDVYIHDYLVKRDLKASAQAFQAEGKVSSDPVAIDAPGGFLFEWWSVFWDIFIARTNEKHSEVAASYIETQLIKAREQQQQQQQQQQQQQQHSQQPQNSQQQQQQLQMQQLMFQRQQQQQQQQQQQQQQQQQQQQQQQPQQQQQQQPPQPHQRRDGAHLHNGPTNGLVGNDPLMRQNPGTANAMATKMYEERLKLPLQRDSMDDASMKQRFGENVGQILDQNHTSILKSAAATGQPSGQVLHGTAGGMTQQVQARNQQLPGSTPDIKTEINPVLNPRVACPEGSLIGIPGSNQGGNNLTLKGWPLTGLEQLRSGLLQQQKPFIQAPQPFHQLQMLTPQHQQLMLAQQNMTSPSAASDESRRLRMLMNRSLGKDGLSNSVGDVVPNMGSPLQAGGPILPRGDTDMLIKLKMAQLQQQQNSNPQQQQQQLQQLQQHGLPNQQSQNSNLNPHQQDKMGGAGSITMDGSMSNSFRGNDQVSKNQAGRKRKQPVSSSGPANSTGTANTAGPSPSSAPSTPSTHTPGDVISMPALPHSGSSSKPLMMFGADGTGTLTSPAHQLWDDKDLELQADMDRFVEDGSLDDNVESFLSPDDVDHRDAVGRCMDVSKGFAFTEVNSIKASASKVTSCHFSSDGKFLASGGHDKKAVLWYTDTLKPKSTLEEHSALITDVRFSPSMPRLATSSFDKTVRVWDADNPDYSLRTFMGHSASVMSLDFHPNKDDLICSCDSDGQIRYWSINNGSCSSVFKGGTAQMRFQPRVGRLLAAAAENVVSILDVETQTCRHSLQGHTKPIHSVCWDPSGEFLASVSEDSVRVWTLGAGGEGECVHELSCNGNKFHSCVFHPTYTSLLVIGCYQSLELWNMTENKTMTLSAHEGLIAALSVSTGTGLVASASHDKYVKLWK; from the exons ATGTCTCAGACCAACTGGGAAGCTGACAAAAT GCTGGATGTGTATATCCATGATTATTTAGTGAAGAGGGATTTAAAAGCTTCTGCACAAGCTTTCCAAGCTGAAGGAAAAGTATCCTCAGATCCGGTTG CTATTGATGCACCAggaggtttcctatttgaatggTGGTCGGTTTTCTGGGATATATTCATTGCTAGGACTAATGAGAAGCATTCAGAGGTTGCTGCATCGTACATTGAG ACTCAGTTGATTAAAGCAAGGgagcagcaacagcagcagcagcaacaacaacaacaacaacagcaacatTCCCAGCAACCGCAAAACTcacaacaacagcagcagcagctgcaaATGCAGCAACTCATGTTTCAAAggcaacaacagcagcagcagcagcaacaacaacaacagcagcagcagcagcagcaacagcaacagcagcaaCCACAGCAGCAACAGCAACAGCAACCGCCACAGCCGCATCAGAGAAGAGATGGGGCACATCTCCACAATGGACCTACAAATGGGCTTGTTGGAAATGATCCTCTCATGCGACAAAATCCTGGAACAGCGAATGCCATGGCTACAAAGATGTATGAGGAAAGATTAAAACTTCCTCTTCAGAGAGATTCTATGGATGATGCATCTATGAAG CAGAGATTTGGTGAGAATGTGGGCCAGATTTTGGATCAAAATCATACTTCAATATTGAAGTCAGCCGCAGCAACCGGCCAGCCTTCAGG GCAAGTTTTGCATGGTACAGCGGGTGGGATGACTCAACAAGTCCAAGCTCGAAATCAGCAATTGCCAGGGTCTACACCG GACATAAAGACTGAAATCAATCCAGTATTGAATCCCAGAGTTGCATGTCCTGAGGGATCATTGATAGGAATTCCTG gaTCAAATCAGGGTGGAAACAATTTGACTTTAAAAGGATGGCCGCTCACT GGTTTGGAGCAGCTTCGCTCTGGACTTCTTCAGCAACAGAAACCTTTCATACAAGCTCCCCAGCCCTTTCATCAGCTTCAGATGTTGACACCACAACACCAGCAACTTATGCTTGCTCAGCAAAATATGACATCACCGTCTGCTGCCAGTGATGAAAGTAGACGACTAAGAATGCTAATGAATCGCAGTCTTGGGAAGGATGGCCTATCAAATTCTGTTGGTGACGTGGTACCAAATATGGGATCACCTCTTCAAGCTGGTGGCCCTATTTTGCCTCGTGGAGACACAGATATGCTGATTAAG tTAAAAATGGCTCAACTACAGCAGCAACAAAACAGCAATCCccaacagcagcagcaacagcttCAACAGCTTCAACAGCATGGTCTTCCTAATCAGCAGTCGCAAAATTCAAATCTCAATCCCCATCAGCAAGATAAAATGGGGGGTGCTGGCAGCATCACTATGGATGGTAGCATGTCAAACTCTTTTCGAGGAAATGATCAG GTTTCAAAAAACCAGGCAGGAAGAAAGAGAAAGCAGCCAGTGTCATCTTCAGGGCCTGCCAATAGCACGGGTACAGCAAACACAGCTGGGCCTTCCCCGAGTTCAGCCCCTTCAACTCCCTCGACTCACACTCCTGGAGATGTAATCTCAATGCCTGCCTTGCCCCATAGTGGTAGCTCCTCCAAGCCTCTGATGATGTTTGGCGCTGATGGTACTGGTACTCTTACTTCACCAGCACATCAGTTG TGGGATGATAAAGATCTTGAATTGCAGGCTGATATGGACCGATTTGTAGAGGATGGGTCTCTTGATGATAATGTCGAGTCTTTTTTATCCCCTGATGATGTGGATCATAGAGATGCTGTTGGTCGATGTATGGATGTCAGCAAAG GGTTCGCATTTACAGAAGTAAACTCTATTAAAGCAAGCGCAAGCAAGGTTACAAGCTGTCACTTCTCATCAGATGGAAAGTTTCTTGCTAGTGGGGGCCATGATAAGAAG GCTGTTTTATGGTACACAGATACACTAAAGCCAAAAAGTACGCTAGAAGAACATTCAGCTTTGATAACTGATGTTCGTTTTAGTCCGAGCATGCCACGTCTTGCAACGTCTTCATTCGACAAGACTGTCAGGGTCTGGGATGCGGACAAT CCTGATTATTCTCTCCGTACCTTTATGGGACATTCGGCCTCTGTTATGTCATTAGATTTCCACCCAAATAAAGATGACCTCATCTGTTCTTGTGACAGTGATGGTCAGATACGCTACTGGAGTATTAACAATGGCAGCTGCTCGAGCGTGTTCAAG GGTGGTACAGCACAAATGAGATTTCAACCCCGTGTTGGAAGATTGCTTGCTGCAGCCGCTGAGAATGTTGTGTCTATACTGGATGTCGAGACTCAGACTTGTCGACATTCATTACAG GGGCATACTAAGCCTATCCATTCTGTGTGTTGGGATCCATCTGGCGAGTTCCTTGCATCTGTCAGCGAGGACTCTGTAAGAGTTTGGACACTTGGAGCTGGAGGCGAAGGGGAATGCGTTCATGAGTTGAGCTGCAACGGAAATAAATTTCATTCATGCGTTTTCCATCCTACATATACTTCACTGCTGGTCATTGGCTGTTATCAG TCACTGGAGTTATGGAACATGACGGAGAACAAGACGATGACTCTATCAGCACACGAAGGACTTATTGCTGCGTTGTCTGTGTCAACTGGTACTGGTTTGGTTGCTTCGGCTAGTCACGACAAGTATGTCAAGCTCTGGAAATGA